The Streptomyces phaeolivaceus genome has a window encoding:
- a CDS encoding LLM class flavin-dependent oxidoreductase, with product MTPALSRTRFSVLDRSRTRENQPTAEALQNTVHLARETERLGYHRFWVAEHHGVPGVAGSAPTVLAAAIAAATRTIRVGTGGVMLPNHRPLIVAEQFGVLESLFPGRIDMGLGRSVGFTDGVRRALGRDKADAEDFAGRLDELLGWFRGTSPTGVHARPPEGLSVPPFVLAMGEGADIAARAGLPMVIGDLRDRDRMRRGIDRYRAGFRPSAWAEEPYVVVSGTIAVAATPEEAHRILLPEAWAMAHSRTHGTFPPLAPADEVERRTMTAGERGLYEAGLTGQVYGTEEQVAHELESVIKETGAQEILVTTSTYDREALLDSYRRLARIAGLS from the coding sequence ATGACCCCGGCCCTCTCCCGAACCCGCTTCTCCGTCCTCGACCGCTCCCGCACCCGCGAGAACCAGCCCACCGCCGAGGCCCTCCAGAACACCGTGCACCTGGCGCGGGAGACGGAACGGCTCGGCTACCACCGCTTCTGGGTCGCGGAACACCACGGCGTACCGGGAGTCGCCGGCTCCGCCCCCACCGTGCTGGCGGCAGCCATCGCCGCGGCCACCCGCACGATCCGCGTGGGCACCGGTGGCGTCATGCTCCCCAACCACCGCCCGCTGATCGTCGCGGAGCAGTTCGGTGTCCTGGAGTCCCTGTTCCCGGGCCGGATCGACATGGGCCTCGGCCGTTCCGTCGGCTTCACGGACGGCGTACGCAGGGCGCTGGGCCGGGACAAGGCCGACGCCGAGGACTTCGCGGGCCGGCTCGACGAACTGCTCGGCTGGTTCCGCGGCACCTCCCCGACGGGGGTGCACGCCCGCCCGCCGGAGGGCCTGTCCGTCCCCCCGTTCGTGCTCGCCATGGGCGAGGGCGCCGACATCGCCGCGCGGGCGGGCCTGCCGATGGTGATCGGCGACCTCCGTGATCGCGACAGGATGCGGCGCGGCATCGACCGCTACCGCGCCGGGTTCCGCCCGTCCGCCTGGGCGGAGGAGCCGTACGTCGTCGTCTCGGGCACGATCGCCGTCGCCGCCACCCCGGAGGAGGCACACCGCATCCTCCTCCCCGAGGCGTGGGCGATGGCCCACTCCCGCACCCATGGCACGTTCCCGCCGCTCGCCCCGGCGGACGAGGTCGAGCGGCGCACGATGACGGCCGGGGAGCGCGGCTTGTACGAGGCCGGGTTGACCGGCCAGGTGTACGGCACCGAGGAGCAGGTCGCGCACGAACTGGAGTCGGTGATCAAGGAGACGGGCGCCCAGGAGATCCTGGTCACGACGAGCACGTACGACCGTGAAGCGCTGCTGGACTCCTATCGGAGGCTCGCCCGGATCGCGGGCCTCAGCTGA
- a CDS encoding succinate dehydrogenase/fumarate reductase iron-sulfur subunit — translation MRLTLRVWRQRAADADGAMSTYEVDDISPDMSFLEMLDTLNEELILRGDDPVAFDHDCREGICGACSLVINGDAHGPERTTTCQLHMRSFSDGDTIDVEPWRASAFPVVKDLVVDRSAFDRIIQAGGYITAPTGAAPEAHATAVPKPDADFAFEHAECIGCGACVAACPNGAAMLFTSAKINHLNVLPQGAPERETRVLDMVEQMDEEGFGGCTLAGECATACPKGIPLVSITSMNKEWLRATRRGGKR, via the coding sequence ATGAGGCTCACCCTGCGCGTCTGGCGGCAGCGGGCCGCCGACGCCGACGGCGCCATGTCCACGTACGAGGTGGACGACATCTCTCCCGACATGTCCTTCCTGGAGATGCTCGACACGCTCAACGAGGAACTCATCCTGCGCGGTGACGACCCGGTGGCCTTCGACCACGACTGCCGCGAGGGGATCTGCGGCGCCTGCTCGCTGGTCATCAACGGGGACGCGCACGGGCCGGAGCGGACGACGACCTGTCAGCTGCACATGCGGTCCTTCTCGGACGGCGACACGATCGACGTGGAGCCGTGGCGGGCCTCGGCGTTCCCGGTGGTCAAGGACCTGGTGGTGGACCGGTCGGCGTTCGACCGGATCATCCAGGCCGGGGGCTACATCACCGCGCCGACCGGGGCCGCGCCGGAGGCGCACGCCACGGCCGTGCCGAAGCCGGACGCGGACTTCGCGTTCGAGCACGCGGAGTGCATCGGGTGCGGGGCGTGTGTGGCCGCGTGTCCCAACGGGGCGGCGATGCTGTTCACCTCGGCCAAGATCAACCATCTGAACGTGCTGCCACAGGGGGCGCCCGAGCGGGAGACACGGGTGCTGGACATGGTGGAACAGATGGACGAGGAAGGGTTCGGGGGGTGCACCTTGGCGGGGGAGTGCGCCACGGCTTGCCCCAAGGGGATTCCGCTGGTTTCGATCACGAGCATGAACAAGGAGTGGCTGAGGGCGACCCGGCGGGGTGGGAAGCGGTAG
- a CDS encoding fumarate reductase/succinate dehydrogenase flavoprotein subunit gives MSTSSEYADYVTGVPVVDGKAPEGPVAERWDRRRFEAKLVNPANRRKHTVIVVGTGLAGGSAGATLAEQGYHVVQFCYQDSPRRAHSIAAQGGINAAKNYRNDGDSVHRLFYDTVKGGDFRARESNVHRLAQISVEIIDQCVAQGVPFAREYGGLLDTRSFGGVQVSRTFYARGQTGQQLLLGAYQALSRQIAAGNVETHPRTEMLDLVVIDGRARGIVARDLITGKIDTYFADAVVLASGGYGNVFYLSTNAMNSNATAVWRAHRRGALFANPCFTQIHPTCVPRTGEHQSKLTLMSESLRNDGRIWVPKARGDQRPAHRIPEDERDYYLERIYPSFGNLVPRDIASRAAKNVCDEGRGVGPGGQGVYLDFADAIARMGRKAVEAKYGNLFDMYQRITDEDPYEVPMRIYPAVHYTMGGLWVDYDLQTTVPGLFAIGEANFSDHGANRLGASALMQGLADGYFVLPATINDYLARHPKQDGIGPEHPAVQEVLAETEDRLNLLLAVDGDRTPDSFHRELGELMWEFCGMARTDSGLRKALERIPQIRDEFWRRIKVPGTGEEFNQSLEKANRIVDYLELAELMCLDALHRAESCGGHFRAESQTADGEAERRDEEFSYAAAWEFTGTGTAPVLHKEDLVFEYVHPTQRSYA, from the coding sequence ATGAGTACCTCCTCCGAGTACGCGGACTATGTCACCGGGGTGCCCGTCGTCGACGGCAAGGCCCCCGAGGGCCCGGTCGCCGAGCGCTGGGACCGGCGCCGGTTCGAGGCCAAACTCGTCAACCCCGCCAACCGGCGCAAGCACACGGTGATCGTCGTCGGCACGGGGCTGGCCGGCGGCTCGGCCGGTGCCACACTCGCCGAACAGGGCTACCACGTCGTCCAGTTCTGCTACCAGGACTCCCCGCGCCGCGCCCACTCGATCGCTGCGCAGGGCGGTATCAACGCCGCGAAGAACTACCGCAACGACGGCGACTCGGTCCACCGGCTGTTCTACGACACCGTCAAGGGCGGAGACTTCCGCGCCCGGGAGTCGAACGTCCACCGGCTCGCACAGATCTCCGTCGAGATCATCGACCAGTGCGTGGCGCAGGGCGTGCCGTTCGCCCGGGAGTACGGCGGTCTGCTCGACACCCGTTCGTTCGGTGGCGTGCAGGTGTCACGGACGTTCTACGCGCGCGGGCAGACGGGTCAGCAACTGCTGCTGGGCGCCTATCAGGCGCTGAGCAGGCAGATCGCGGCCGGGAACGTGGAGACGCACCCCCGCACCGAGATGCTCGACCTCGTCGTGATCGACGGGCGGGCACGAGGGATCGTGGCCCGGGACCTGATCACCGGGAAGATCGACACGTACTTCGCGGACGCCGTGGTGCTGGCGAGCGGCGGATACGGCAACGTCTTCTACCTCTCGACCAACGCCATGAACTCGAACGCCACCGCCGTGTGGCGGGCGCACCGGCGGGGCGCGCTGTTCGCCAACCCGTGCTTCACGCAGATCCATCCGACGTGCGTTCCGCGCACCGGCGAGCACCAGTCCAAACTGACGCTGATGAGCGAGTCGTTGCGCAACGACGGACGCATCTGGGTGCCGAAGGCGCGCGGCGACCAGCGGCCGGCGCACCGGATCCCCGAGGACGAGCGCGACTACTACCTGGAGCGGATCTACCCCTCCTTCGGCAACCTGGTGCCGCGTGACATCGCCTCCCGCGCCGCGAAGAACGTCTGCGACGAGGGCCGCGGCGTCGGGCCCGGTGGGCAGGGCGTCTATCTGGACTTCGCCGACGCCATCGCGCGGATGGGCCGCAAAGCCGTCGAGGCCAAGTACGGCAACCTCTTCGACATGTACCAGCGGATCACCGACGAGGATCCGTACGAGGTGCCGATGCGGATCTACCCGGCCGTGCACTACACGATGGGCGGACTCTGGGTCGACTACGACCTCCAGACCACCGTGCCCGGCCTGTTCGCGATCGGTGAGGCCAACTTCTCCGACCACGGGGCCAACCGGCTCGGCGCGTCCGCGCTGATGCAGGGCCTCGCCGACGGGTACTTCGTCCTGCCGGCCACCATCAACGACTATCTCGCCCGGCATCCGAAGCAGGACGGGATCGGGCCCGAACACCCCGCCGTCCAGGAGGTGCTGGCCGAGACCGAGGACCGGCTGAACCTGCTGCTGGCCGTCGACGGCGACCGTACCCCCGACTCCTTCCACCGCGAACTCGGCGAACTGATGTGGGAGTTCTGCGGTATGGCCCGCACCGACAGCGGGCTGCGGAAGGCGCTGGAGCGGATTCCGCAGATCCGGGACGAGTTCTGGCGGCGGATCAAGGTCCCGGGCACGGGCGAGGAGTTCAACCAGTCCCTGGAGAAGGCCAACCGGATCGTCGACTACCTCGAACTCGCCGAGCTGATGTGCCTCGACGCGCTGCACCGCGCCGAGTCCTGCGGCGGTCACTTCCGTGCGGAGTCCCAGACGGCCGACGGCGAGGCCGAGCGCCGCGACGAGGAGTTCTCGTACGCCGCCGCCTGGGAGTTCACGGGCACCGGCACGGCCCCCGTCCTGCACAAGGAAGACCTGGTCTTCGAGTATGTCCACCCCACCCAGCGGAGCTACGCATGA
- a CDS encoding succinate dehydrogenase, with product MALATRTERKPSMARSVWDSSLGKKTVMAVSGLIMLAYLVVHMLGNLKIFFGSDEFNGYAHWLRTLGEPFLHYEWALWIVRVVLVAAVVAHATAAYQLSRRDLRARPSKYVHRKRRASYATRTMRWGGVILALFVVWHILDLTTGTVHPGGFEAGHPYQNVIDTFSTWYGNVVYIVAVLALGLHIRHGFWSAAQTLGAGSRTRDRALKTTANVLALVLTAGFVSVPVAVMTGVVS from the coding sequence ATGGCTCTGGCAACGCGGACGGAACGAAAACCGTCCATGGCACGCTCGGTGTGGGACAGCTCCCTCGGGAAGAAGACGGTGATGGCCGTCAGCGGACTGATCATGCTGGCGTACCTGGTCGTCCATATGCTCGGCAACCTCAAGATCTTCTTCGGCTCGGACGAGTTCAACGGCTACGCCCACTGGCTGCGCACCCTCGGCGAGCCCTTCCTGCACTACGAGTGGGCCCTGTGGATCGTCCGCGTGGTGCTCGTCGCCGCGGTCGTCGCCCACGCGACCGCCGCCTACCAGCTCAGCCGCCGCGACCTCAGGGCCCGGCCGAGCAAATACGTCCACAGGAAGCGCCGGGCGAGCTACGCGACCCGCACCATGCGCTGGGGCGGTGTCATCCTCGCCCTGTTCGTCGTCTGGCACATCCTCGACCTGACCACCGGCACCGTCCACCCCGGCGGCTTCGAGGCCGGACACCCGTACCAGAACGTGATCGACACCTTCTCCACCTGGTACGGCAACGTCGTCTACATCGTCGCGGTGCTCGCGCTCGGTCTGCACATCCGGCACGGCTTCTGGAGCGCCGCCCAGACCCTCGGCGCCGGCAGCCGCACCCGCGACCGCGCCCTGAAGACCACGGCGAACGTCCTCGCGCTGGTGCTGACCGCGGGCTTCGTCTCCGTACCCGTCGCCGTCATGACCGGAGTGGTGAGCTGA
- a CDS encoding lysophospholipid acyltransferase family protein — MSVWLPSAPCSPQACVQASGSVAALPRAAARFAAVVTLVLVGVLVSLVGLRLPARVVRSWSRWVVRASGVRVRISGAAPPTGGLLLVANHVSWLDIPLLGAVRPARMLAKSDIRAWPVVGALVARSGVLFIERDRIRALPRTVATIGDALRGGAAVVAFPEGSTWCGRAQGRFRRAVFQAAIDAEAAVQPVRVRYRFTEGGASTAPAYVGDDSLLASVWRVVSARGVVAEVDVRPVIAPADHLDRRALAGAAQTAVIDVAAMVEHVPDAGGGCRGGRPGPARGFRRGRATGAELGSGPRLGIS; from the coding sequence ATGAGTGTGTGGCTGCCCAGCGCGCCCTGCAGCCCGCAGGCGTGCGTCCAGGCGAGCGGATCGGTGGCCGCCCTGCCCCGGGCCGCCGCGCGGTTCGCGGCCGTCGTGACCCTGGTCCTCGTAGGGGTGCTGGTGAGTCTCGTCGGTCTGCGGCTGCCGGCCCGGGTGGTGCGGTCGTGGAGCCGGTGGGTCGTACGGGCCTCCGGGGTCCGGGTACGGATCTCCGGCGCCGCCCCGCCCACCGGCGGACTGCTCCTCGTCGCCAACCATGTCTCCTGGCTCGACATACCGCTGCTCGGCGCGGTCCGACCCGCGCGAATGCTCGCCAAGTCCGACATCCGCGCGTGGCCGGTGGTCGGCGCCCTCGTCGCCCGCAGCGGGGTGCTGTTCATCGAGCGGGACCGGATCCGCGCGCTGCCGCGGACGGTCGCCACCATCGGCGACGCCCTGCGCGGCGGCGCGGCGGTCGTCGCCTTCCCCGAGGGGAGCACCTGGTGCGGCCGTGCGCAGGGCCGCTTCCGGCGGGCCGTGTTCCAGGCCGCGATCGACGCCGAGGCCGCCGTGCAACCGGTGCGCGTCCGCTACCGGTTCACCGAGGGCGGCGCGAGCACCGCGCCCGCCTACGTCGGGGACGACTCGCTGCTCGCCTCGGTGTGGCGGGTGGTGTCGGCGCGCGGCGTCGTCGCCGAGGTGGACGTACGGCCCGTCATCGCCCCGGCCGACCACCTCGACCGGCGGGCCCTCGCGGGGGCCGCGCAGACGGCGGTGATCGACGTGGCGGCCATGGTCGAGCACGTGCCGGACGCGGGCGGCGGCTGCCGGGGCGGACGACCGGGCCCCGCGCGGGGCTTCCGGCGCGGGCGCGCGACCGGGGCGGAACTCGGCTCCGGCCCCCGGCTGGGGATCAGCTGA
- a CDS encoding LysR family transcriptional regulator: MQFQQLQYFVAVAETRHFTRAAELVHVAQPSLSQQIKALERELGADLFQRARGNITLTDAGEALLPLARRILADTDTARHEVQELVQLRRGRVRLGATPSLCTGLLPDVLRAFHDRYPGIRLLIEEGGSHDLVRQLARGALDLALVVLPLPTPSPALTTVELLREDLVVVSSPDAPRPGDGRRQVRVPDLEGERLVMFRHGYDLRELTVAACRSAGFEPDFAVEGGEMDAVLGFVRAGLGVAVVPRMVATRSGRGLRVTPLARPGLHRTIALAHRSDVAPPRAARELQRMLVER, encoded by the coding sequence ATGCAGTTCCAGCAGCTCCAGTACTTCGTGGCAGTGGCCGAGACCAGGCATTTCACCCGGGCCGCCGAGCTGGTCCATGTGGCGCAGCCGTCGCTGTCGCAGCAGATCAAGGCTCTGGAGCGGGAGTTGGGAGCGGACCTCTTCCAACGGGCCCGGGGCAACATCACGCTGACCGACGCCGGTGAGGCGCTGCTGCCGCTGGCCCGCCGCATCCTGGCCGACACGGACACCGCCCGGCACGAGGTGCAGGAGCTGGTGCAGCTGCGGCGGGGCCGGGTCCGGCTGGGCGCCACCCCGAGCCTGTGCACCGGTCTGCTCCCCGACGTGCTGCGCGCCTTCCACGACCGCTATCCCGGCATCCGACTGCTGATCGAGGAGGGCGGCTCGCACGACCTCGTACGGCAGCTCGCGCGCGGCGCCCTCGATCTGGCGCTGGTCGTCCTGCCGCTCCCCACGCCCTCCCCGGCCCTGACCACGGTGGAGCTGCTGCGCGAGGACCTGGTGGTGGTCTCCTCGCCGGACGCGCCCAGGCCGGGCGACGGCCGCCGCCAGGTCCGTGTCCCGGATCTGGAGGGCGAGCGTCTTGTGATGTTCCGCCACGGCTACGACCTGCGGGAACTCACCGTCGCCGCGTGTCGCTCCGCGGGGTTCGAGCCGGACTTCGCGGTGGAGGGCGGTGAGATGGACGCGGTCCTCGGCTTCGTCCGGGCGGGGCTCGGTGTGGCCGTCGTCCCGCGGATGGTCGCCACCCGCTCCGGCCGGGGTCTGCGGGTCACCCCGCTGGCCCGGCCCGGACTGCACCGTACGATCGCGCTGGCCCACCGCAGTGACGTGGCTCCGCCTCGGGCCGCGCGGGAGTTGCAGCGGATGC
- a CDS encoding GNAT family N-acetyltransferase yields the protein MTASTLDSPPQSAAPTRYIVTLARGEEDVRAAQRLRHEVFAGEMGALLASPRPGLDVDPFDAYCDHLLVRDTLTGQVVGTYRLLPPERAAVAGRLYSEGEFDLGPLDAIRPSLVEVGRSCVHPDHRDGAVISLVWAGIARYMVQGGHEWLAGCCSIPLADGGALAAGTWDRVRTRNLAPQEYRVRPLLPWIPKGEAPQGHTELPPLLRGYLRLGAWVCGEPAHDPDFGVADMYVLLSMRRVNARYLRHFLSLAPAA from the coding sequence ATGACCGCCTCCACCCTCGACAGCCCGCCCCAGTCCGCGGCCCCCACCCGCTACATCGTCACCCTGGCCCGCGGCGAGGAGGACGTCCGCGCCGCGCAGCGGCTGCGGCACGAGGTGTTCGCCGGGGAGATGGGCGCCCTGCTGGCGTCACCGCGGCCGGGGCTGGACGTCGACCCCTTCGACGCCTACTGCGACCACCTGCTCGTCCGGGACACCCTCACCGGACAGGTCGTCGGCACCTACCGGCTGCTGCCGCCCGAGCGGGCCGCCGTCGCCGGACGGCTGTACTCGGAGGGCGAGTTCGACCTCGGCCCCCTCGACGCGATCCGCCCCTCCCTGGTGGAGGTCGGCCGCTCCTGCGTCCACCCCGACCACCGCGACGGCGCCGTGATCAGCCTGGTCTGGGCCGGGATCGCCCGCTACATGGTCCAGGGCGGCCACGAGTGGCTGGCCGGCTGCTGCTCCATCCCGCTCGCCGACGGCGGCGCGCTCGCCGCGGGCACCTGGGACCGGGTACGGACCAGGAACCTGGCACCGCAGGAGTACCGGGTACGGCCGCTGCTGCCCTGGATCCCGAAGGGCGAGGCCCCGCAGGGCCACACCGAGCTTCCGCCGCTGCTGCGCGGCTATCTGCGGCTCGGCGCCTGGGTCTGCGGCGAGCCCGCGCACGACCCGGACTTCGGGGTCGCCGACATGTACGTGCTGCTGTCGATGCGCCGGGTCAACGCCCGCTACCTGCGGCACTTCCTCTCCCTCGCCCCGGCGGCGTGA